In Capra hircus breed San Clemente chromosome 26, ASM170441v1, whole genome shotgun sequence, the following are encoded in one genomic region:
- the PPRC1 gene encoding peroxisome proliferator-activated receptor gamma coactivator-related protein 1 isoform X3 encodes MPGGCARQALLHEEGDDSGFVSLSRLGPCLRDKDLEMEELILQDGALLGTMHSYMDASLISLIEDFGSLGESRLSLEDQNEVSLLTALTEILDNADSENLSPFDSIPDSELLVSPREGSSLHRLLSLSRTPPERDLITATDPLGPSTGSSRVEMALADPPWDFSPPSFLETSSPKLPSWRPPRSRTRWGQSPPPQQRSDGEEEEELAGFSSEMLAGELNNSVSSIPDFPMHLACPEEEEKTAAAAEMAVQAAGDESISSLSELVRAMHPYCLPNLTHLTALEDELQEQPDDLTLPEDCVVLEIVGQAATAGNDLEIPVVVRQIPAGPQPVLLDDTLEVSPALQLLMPPLEVETEVAVPKETLCPKDEGLSLDSKEKLESASMLEPREVMEPVAPKGPQNPPANTMLSSQRARKGRRKKSKEQPAACAEGYTRRLRSASRGQSTAVPEVTSQGGSLPQEDLQREIGPPHGRGKPRAWARAWAAALEKPSSVNLESSTEQASPAKEDPVDLCPSLVDPIQANPVSTHLSLVNSAQADPMPLDSVEADSTVVDPGPIATDTEPVDPVLTNLASANSELVDPLPADAVLADSAAADPAVVVPISDDLSPVDPVLVKSVQVDSVPNDLSPVDPVLVKSRPTDPRRGAVSSAQRNPGGQLLLESESSEPPKDNSPEVREVVGPLKGETGTSTTTQEVRPRPLSLSEYRRRRQQRQPGAEERTLQPPAGKWPSLPETPTGLADIPCLVIPPAPAKKTAPQRSPEAPPEACFGSVGPSPASPSPEPPVSKPMASAPTEQVPSQEKLLPARLPPPAVQPMPPTMPTALPFPAGGLGMTPVLPLPTNGQAVPNLPPPPLQPPNVPISLGPVPPDPYTHYAPVPPWPCYPPVSPSGYPCLPPPPTVPLVSGTPGAYAVPPTCNVPWVPPPAPVPPYNSNCTYGPLGWGPGLQHPPFWPAVPPPPLPLTSVGRVVPPPKVEPGGIPAGSPESVPAVPMAPPLSLGAAGQGAPQTEPIQVEVKPVPASPHLKHKASSPVHSPRIKAPPCASAENVAIEEPASERLKPEPQETRPKEKPPSPVAKAVPTPAPRQGATTKLPAVHPARLRKLSFLPTPRTQGPEAVVQAFISEIGIEASDLSSLLEQFEKSEAKKECPPPAPADSLAVGNSGSVDTPQEKRPLDRLQAPELANVAGLTPPATPPHQLWKPLAAVSLLAKAKSPKSTAQEGTLKPEGVTEAKHPAAARLHEGVRGPSPVHVGSGDHDYCVRSRTPPKKTPALVIPEVGSRWNVKRHQDITIKPVLSLGSVTSVPPGTAASQKPLDHRTSKEQADPQTPCLAPSALLSPEASPCRNDMNTRTLPDPSAKQQSVRCYRKACRSASPPSRGWQGRRGRSSRSVSSGSTRTSEASSSSSSSSSSSSRSRSRSRSLSPPHKRWRRSSCSSSGRSRRCSSSSSSSSSSSSSSSSSSSSRSRSRSPSPRRRSDRRRRYSSYRSHDHYQRQRVLQKERAIEERRVVFIGKIPGRMTRSELKQRFSVFGEIEECTIHFRVQGDNYGFVTYRYAEEAFAAIESGHKLRQADEQPFDLCFGGRRQFCKRSYSDLDSNREDFDPAPVKSKFDSLDFDTLLKQAQKNLRR; translated from the exons ATGCCGGGTGGCTGCGCGAGACAG GCGCTGCTGCACGAGGAGGGTGATGATTCTGGCTTTGTCAGTCTGTCTCGGCTGGGCCCCTGTTTGAGGGACAAGGACCTGGAGATGGAGGAGTTGATACTGCAGGATGGGGCGCTGCTGGGGACCATGCACAGCTATATGGATGCCTCCCTCATCTCCCTCATTGAAGATTTTGGTAGCCTTGGAGAG AGCAGATTATCTCTGGAGGACCAGAATGAAGTGTCACTGCTCACAGCTCTGACGGAGATCTTGGACAATGCAGATTCTGAGAACCTATCTCCATTTGATAGCATTCCTGACTCGGAGCTGCTCGTGTCACCTCGGGAGGGCTCCTCT CTGCACAGGTTGCTCAGCCTCTCTCGGACACCCCCAGAACGTGACCTCATCACTGCAACTGACCCACTGGGGCCCAGCACAGGCAGTAGTAGA GTTGAGATGGCGCTCGCAGATCCCCCTTGGGACTTCTCTCCACCTTCCTTCTTGGAGACCTCCTCCCCTAAGCTTCCTAGTTGGAGACCCCCAAGGTCAAGAACCCGCTGGGGCCagtcccctcctccccagcagcGTAGTgatggggaggaagaggaggagctgGCTGGCTTCAGCAGTGAGATGCTTGCTGGGGAGCTTAACAACTCTGTGAGCAGCATCCCAGACTTCCCCATGCACCTAGCCTGtcctgaggaggaagagaaaacagcagcagcagcagagatggcaGTACAGGCAGCTGGAGACGAGAGCATCTCCTCCTTGAGTGAGCTGGTGCGGGCCATGCACCCGTACTGCCTGCCCAACCTCACCCACCTGACAGCGCTCGAGGATGAGCTTCAGGAGCAGCCAGATGACTTGACACTGCCTGAGGattgtgtggtgctggagattgTGGGTCAGGCGGCCACAGCTGGCAATGACCTGGAGATCCCAGTTGTGGTGCGACAGATCCCTGCTGGCCCCCAGCCTGTGCTCCTGGATGACACACTAGAGGTCAGTCCGGCCTTGCAGCTGCTCATGCCACCACTAGAGGTGGAGACAGAGGTTGCTGTTCCCAAGGAAACCCTCTGCCCTAAGGATGAGGGCTTGTCACTGGACTCAAAGGAAAAGTTGGAGTCAGCCTCCATGTTGGAGCCCAGGGAGGTCATGGAGCCGGTGGCACCCAAGGGGCCTCAGAACCCACCAGCCAACACAATGCTAAGTTCCCAGAGGGCTCgaaagggcaggaggaagaagagcaAGGAGCAGCCAGCTGCCTGTGCAGAGGGCTACACCAGGAGGCTGAGGTCGGCCTCTCGTGGGCAGTCTACAGCTGTTCCAGAGGTGACCTCTCAAGGAGGCAGCCTGCCTCAGGAGGACCTTCAAAGAGAGATTGGGCCTCCCCATGGTAGAGGGAAGCCCCGAGCTTGGGCTCGGGCCTGGGCAGCTGCCTTGGAGAAGCCCAGCTCTGTGAACTTGGAGAGCAGTACTGAGCAAGCTAGTCCTGCTAAAGAAGATCCTGTAGACCTCTGCCCCAGCCTGGTTGACCCTATCCAAGCCAACCCTGTTTCAACGCATCTCTCACTGGTCAACTCTGCTCAAGCTGACCCCATGCCACTTGACTCTGTTGAAGCTGATTCCACTGTAGTTGACCCTGGTCCCATTGCGACTGACACTGAACCTGTTGACCCTGTGCTAACTAACCTTGCTTCAGCGAACTCAGAGCTGGTTGACCCTCTCCCAGCTGATGCAGTCCTGGCTGACTCAGCAGCAGCTGACCCTGCAGTGGTTGTTCCCATCTCAGACGACTTGTCTCCAGTTGACCCTGTCCTGGTCAAGTCAGTACAGGTTGACTCTGTTCCCAATGACCTGTCTCCAGTTGACCCTGTACTGGTTAAGTCTAGGCCAACTGATCCCAGACGTGGTGCAGTATCCTCAGCCCAGAGGAATCCAGGTGGCCAGCTCCTCCTGGAATCAGAGTCCTCAGAACCCCCAAAGGACAACAGTCCTGAAGTCAGGGAGGTTGTAGGTCCTCTGAAGGGAGAAACTGGTACCAGTACCACAACCCAGGAAGTCAGGCCTCGGCCTCTTAGCCTATCTGAGTACCGGCGACGAAGGCAGCAGCGCCAGCCAGGGGCCGAAGAGAGGACCCTTCAGCCTCCTGCTGGGAAGTGGCCCAGCCTCCCAGAAACTCCCACAGGGCTGGCAGACATCCCTTGTCTTGTCATCCCTCCAGCCCCAGCCAAGAAGACAGCTCCGCAGAGAAGTCCTGAGGCTCCTCCTGAGGCTTGCTTTGGGTCTGtgggccccagccctgcctctcctAGTCCTGAGCCACCTGTGAGCAAACCTATGGCCTCAGCTCCTACTGAGCAGGTGCCATCCCAAGAGAAGCTGCTGCCAGCAAGACTgccacctcctgctgtgcagcccatGCCCCCCACAATGCCCACTGCTCTGCCTTTTCCAGCTGGTGGGCTGGGCATGACTCCTGTGTTGCCCCTTCCCACAAATGGGCAAGCTGTGCCCAATCTGCCTCCACCACCCTTGCAGCCTCCTAATGTTCCGATATCTCTGGGGCCAGTGCCACCTGATCCCTATACTCACTATGCCCCTGTGCCACCCTGGCCTTGTtatcctcctgtgtctccttctggCTATCCTTGCCTGCCCCCCCCACCAACGGTGCCCCTAGTGTCTGGTACTCCAGGTGCCTATGCTGTGCCCCCCACTTGCAATGTGCCTTGGGtacctcctcctgccccagtcccaCCGTATAATTCCAACTGTACCTACGGGCCCTTGGGATGGGGCCCAGGGCTGCAACACCCTCCGTTCTGGCCTGCTGTTCCCCCACCTCCTTTGCCACTAACCTCAGTTGGAAGAGTTGTCCCCCCACCCAAGGTGGAGCCTGGTGGCATCCCAGCTGGCTCTCCTGAAAGTGTGCCAGCTGTGCCGATGGCTCCTCCCCTCAGTCTTGGGGCAGCTGGCCAGGGAGCTCCACAGACAGAGCCCATCCAGGTGGAGGTCAAGCCAGTGCCTGCATCTCCCCATCTGAAACACAAGGCGTCCTCCCCAGTGCACAGCCCTCGGATCAAGGCTCCACCGTGTGCGTCTGCTGAGAATGTGGCTATTGAGGAGCCTGCATCAGAGAGGCTAAAGCCTGAGCCACAGGAGACTAGGCCCAAGGAGAAACCACCCTCTCCTGTTGCCAAGGCTGTTCCCACACCGGCACCAAGGCAGGGTGCTACCACCAAACTGCCTGCTGTCCACCCAGCCCGTCTAAGGAAACTGTCCTTTCTACCTACCCCTCGTACCCAGGGTCCTGAGGCCGTGGTGCAGGCTTTCATCAGTGAGATTG GAATTGAGGCGTCGGACCTGTCCAGTCTGCTGGAGCAATTTGAGAAATCAGAAG ccaaaaaggaGTGCCCTCCCCCGGCTCCTGCTGACAGCCTGGCTGTAGGAAACTCAGG CAGCGTTGACACTCCCCAGGAGAAGAGGCCCCTAGACCGGTTACAAGCCCCAGAACTGGCCAACGTGGCAG GGCTCACCCCTCCAGCTACCCCTCCCCATCAGTTATGGAAGCCCCTGGCTGCTGTCTCTCTGCTGGCCAAAGCCAAATCTCCTAAGTCCACCGCCCAGGAGGGAACCCTGAAGCCTGAAGGAGTTACAGAGGCCAAACATCCAGCTGCAGCCCGCCTCCACGAAGGGGTCCGTGGCCCTAGTCCAGTCCATGTGGGCTCTGGGGACCATGACTATTGTGTTCGGAGCaggacccccccaaaaaagacgCCTGCCCTAGTCATTCCAGAGGTGGGCTCCCGATGGAACGTCAAACGCCATCAGGATATCACCATCAAGCCTGTCTTGTCCCTGGGCTCAGTCACCTCTGTGCCTCCAGGCACAGCTGCCTCCCAGAAGCCACTTGATCACAGGACTAGCAAAGAGCAGGCAGATCCCCAAACTCCTTGCCTTGCCCCGTCTGCCTTGCTGTCCCCTGAGGCCTCACCCTGCCGGAATGACATGAACACTAGGACTCTCCCTGATCCCTCAGCCAAGCAGCAGTCAGTGCGCTGTTATCGAAAAGCCTGCAGGTCAGCCAGCCCCCCAAGCCGGGGCTGGCAAGGCCGCCGTGGCCGCAGCAGCCGTTCTGTCAGCTCTGGGTCCACCCGGACCAGCGAAGCATCTTCCTCCTCATCCTCATCGTCGTCTTCCTCATCCCGATCCCGGTCCCGGTCCCGGTCCCTCTCCCCCCCACACAAGAGGTGGCGAAG GTCCAGTTGCAGTTCTTCTGGACGTTCCCGAAGatgctcttcctcttcctcctcctcatcttcctcctcctcttcctcatcctCATCATCTAGTTCCCGAAGCCGATCCCGCTCTCCATCTCCTCGCCGGAGAAGTGACAGGAGGCGGCG GTACAGTTCTTATCGTTCACACGACCATTACCAAAGGCAGAGAGTTCTGCAGAAGGAGCGTGCAATA GAAGAGAGAAGAGTGGTCTTCATTGGGAAGATACCTGGCCGCATGACTCGGTCAGAGCTGAAACAGAGGTTCTCTGTTTTTGGGGAGATTGAGGAATGCACCATCCACTTCCGTGTCCAAGG TGACAACTATGGCTTCGTCACTTATCGGTATGCCGAGGAGGCATTTGCAGCCATTGAGAGCGGCCACAAGCTGAGGCAGGCGGATGAACAGCCCTTTGATCTCTGCTTTGGGGGCCGCAGGCAGTTCTGCAAGAGAAGCTATTCTGATCTTG ACTCCAACCGGGAAGACTTTGACCCTGCTCCTGTAAAGAGCAAATTTGATTCTCTTGACTTTGACACATTGTTGAAACAGGCCCAGAAGAACCTCAGGAGGTAA
- the PPRC1 gene encoding peroxisome proliferator-activated receptor gamma coactivator-related protein 1 isoform X4, which yields MVKDFPDALLHEEGDDSGFVSLSRLGPCLRDKDLEMEELILQDGALLGTMHSYMDASLISLIEDFGSLGESRLSLEDQNEVSLLTALTEILDNADSENLSPFDSIPDSELLVSPREGSSLHRLLSLSRTPPERDLITATDPLGPSTGSSRVEMALADPPWDFSPPSFLETSSPKLPSWRPPRSRTRWGQSPPPQQRSDGEEEEELAGFSSEMLAGELNNSVSSIPDFPMHLACPEEEEKTAAAAEMAVQAAGDESISSLSELVRAMHPYCLPNLTHLTALEDELQEQPDDLTLPEDCVVLEIVGQAATAGNDLEIPVVVRQIPAGPQPVLLDDTLEVSPALQLLMPPLEVETEVAVPKETLCPKDEGLSLDSKEKLESASMLEPREVMEPVAPKGPQNPPANTMLSSQRARKGRRKKSKEQPAACAEGYTRRLRSASRGQSTAVPEVTSQGGSLPQEDLQREIGPPHGRGKPRAWARAWAAALEKPSSVNLESSTEQASPAKEDPVDLCPSLVDPIQANPVSTHLSLVNSAQADPMPLDSVEADSTVVDPGPIATDTEPVDPVLTNLASANSELVDPLPADAVLADSAAADPAVVVPISDDLSPVDPVLVKSVQVDSVPNDLSPVDPVLVKSRPTDPRRGAVSSAQRNPGGQLLLESESSEPPKDNSPEVREVVGPLKGETGTSTTTQEVRPRPLSLSEYRRRRQQRQPGAEERTLQPPAGKWPSLPETPTGLADIPCLVIPPAPAKKTAPQRSPEAPPEACFGSVGPSPASPSPEPPVSKPMASAPTEQVPSQEKLLPARLPPPAVQPMPPTMPTALPFPAGGLGMTPVLPLPTNGQAVPNLPPPPLQPPNVPISLGPVPPDPYTHYAPVPPWPCYPPVSPSGYPCLPPPPTVPLVSGTPGAYAVPPTCNVPWVPPPAPVPPYNSNCTYGPLGWGPGLQHPPFWPAVPPPPLPLTSVGRVVPPPKVEPGGIPAGSPESVPAVPMAPPLSLGAAGQGAPQTEPIQVEVKPVPASPHLKHKASSPVHSPRIKAPPCASAENVAIEEPASERLKPEPQETRPKEKPPSPVAKAVPTPAPRQGATTKLPAVHPARLRKLSFLPTPRTQGPEAVVQAFISEIGIEASDLSSLLEQFEKSEAKKECPPPAPADSLAVGNSGSVDTPQEKRPLDRLQAPELANVAGLTPPATPPHQLWKPLAAVSLLAKAKSPKSTAQEGTLKPEGVTEAKHPAAARLHEGVRGPSPVHVGSGDHDYCVRSRTPPKKTPALVIPEVGSRWNVKRHQDITIKPVLSLGSVTSVPPGTAASQKPLDHRTSKEQADPQTPCLAPSALLSPEASPCRNDMNTRTLPDPSAKQQSVRCYRKACRSASPPSRGWQGRRGRSSRSVSSGSTRTSEASSSSSSSSSSSSRSRSRSRSLSPPHKRWRRSSCSSSGRSRRCSSSSSSSSSSSSSSSSSSSSRSRSRSPSPRRRSDRRRRYSSYRSHDHYQRQRVLQKERAIEERRVVFIGKIPGRMTRSELKQRFSVFGEIEECTIHFRVQGDNYGFVTYRYAEEAFAAIESGHKLRQADEQPFDLCFGGRRQFCKRSYSDLDSNREDFDPAPVKSKFDSLDFDTLLKQAQKNLRR from the exons ATGGTGAAGGACTTTCCAGAT GCGCTGCTGCACGAGGAGGGTGATGATTCTGGCTTTGTCAGTCTGTCTCGGCTGGGCCCCTGTTTGAGGGACAAGGACCTGGAGATGGAGGAGTTGATACTGCAGGATGGGGCGCTGCTGGGGACCATGCACAGCTATATGGATGCCTCCCTCATCTCCCTCATTGAAGATTTTGGTAGCCTTGGAGAG AGCAGATTATCTCTGGAGGACCAGAATGAAGTGTCACTGCTCACAGCTCTGACGGAGATCTTGGACAATGCAGATTCTGAGAACCTATCTCCATTTGATAGCATTCCTGACTCGGAGCTGCTCGTGTCACCTCGGGAGGGCTCCTCT CTGCACAGGTTGCTCAGCCTCTCTCGGACACCCCCAGAACGTGACCTCATCACTGCAACTGACCCACTGGGGCCCAGCACAGGCAGTAGTAGA GTTGAGATGGCGCTCGCAGATCCCCCTTGGGACTTCTCTCCACCTTCCTTCTTGGAGACCTCCTCCCCTAAGCTTCCTAGTTGGAGACCCCCAAGGTCAAGAACCCGCTGGGGCCagtcccctcctccccagcagcGTAGTgatggggaggaagaggaggagctgGCTGGCTTCAGCAGTGAGATGCTTGCTGGGGAGCTTAACAACTCTGTGAGCAGCATCCCAGACTTCCCCATGCACCTAGCCTGtcctgaggaggaagagaaaacagcagcagcagcagagatggcaGTACAGGCAGCTGGAGACGAGAGCATCTCCTCCTTGAGTGAGCTGGTGCGGGCCATGCACCCGTACTGCCTGCCCAACCTCACCCACCTGACAGCGCTCGAGGATGAGCTTCAGGAGCAGCCAGATGACTTGACACTGCCTGAGGattgtgtggtgctggagattgTGGGTCAGGCGGCCACAGCTGGCAATGACCTGGAGATCCCAGTTGTGGTGCGACAGATCCCTGCTGGCCCCCAGCCTGTGCTCCTGGATGACACACTAGAGGTCAGTCCGGCCTTGCAGCTGCTCATGCCACCACTAGAGGTGGAGACAGAGGTTGCTGTTCCCAAGGAAACCCTCTGCCCTAAGGATGAGGGCTTGTCACTGGACTCAAAGGAAAAGTTGGAGTCAGCCTCCATGTTGGAGCCCAGGGAGGTCATGGAGCCGGTGGCACCCAAGGGGCCTCAGAACCCACCAGCCAACACAATGCTAAGTTCCCAGAGGGCTCgaaagggcaggaggaagaagagcaAGGAGCAGCCAGCTGCCTGTGCAGAGGGCTACACCAGGAGGCTGAGGTCGGCCTCTCGTGGGCAGTCTACAGCTGTTCCAGAGGTGACCTCTCAAGGAGGCAGCCTGCCTCAGGAGGACCTTCAAAGAGAGATTGGGCCTCCCCATGGTAGAGGGAAGCCCCGAGCTTGGGCTCGGGCCTGGGCAGCTGCCTTGGAGAAGCCCAGCTCTGTGAACTTGGAGAGCAGTACTGAGCAAGCTAGTCCTGCTAAAGAAGATCCTGTAGACCTCTGCCCCAGCCTGGTTGACCCTATCCAAGCCAACCCTGTTTCAACGCATCTCTCACTGGTCAACTCTGCTCAAGCTGACCCCATGCCACTTGACTCTGTTGAAGCTGATTCCACTGTAGTTGACCCTGGTCCCATTGCGACTGACACTGAACCTGTTGACCCTGTGCTAACTAACCTTGCTTCAGCGAACTCAGAGCTGGTTGACCCTCTCCCAGCTGATGCAGTCCTGGCTGACTCAGCAGCAGCTGACCCTGCAGTGGTTGTTCCCATCTCAGACGACTTGTCTCCAGTTGACCCTGTCCTGGTCAAGTCAGTACAGGTTGACTCTGTTCCCAATGACCTGTCTCCAGTTGACCCTGTACTGGTTAAGTCTAGGCCAACTGATCCCAGACGTGGTGCAGTATCCTCAGCCCAGAGGAATCCAGGTGGCCAGCTCCTCCTGGAATCAGAGTCCTCAGAACCCCCAAAGGACAACAGTCCTGAAGTCAGGGAGGTTGTAGGTCCTCTGAAGGGAGAAACTGGTACCAGTACCACAACCCAGGAAGTCAGGCCTCGGCCTCTTAGCCTATCTGAGTACCGGCGACGAAGGCAGCAGCGCCAGCCAGGGGCCGAAGAGAGGACCCTTCAGCCTCCTGCTGGGAAGTGGCCCAGCCTCCCAGAAACTCCCACAGGGCTGGCAGACATCCCTTGTCTTGTCATCCCTCCAGCCCCAGCCAAGAAGACAGCTCCGCAGAGAAGTCCTGAGGCTCCTCCTGAGGCTTGCTTTGGGTCTGtgggccccagccctgcctctcctAGTCCTGAGCCACCTGTGAGCAAACCTATGGCCTCAGCTCCTACTGAGCAGGTGCCATCCCAAGAGAAGCTGCTGCCAGCAAGACTgccacctcctgctgtgcagcccatGCCCCCCACAATGCCCACTGCTCTGCCTTTTCCAGCTGGTGGGCTGGGCATGACTCCTGTGTTGCCCCTTCCCACAAATGGGCAAGCTGTGCCCAATCTGCCTCCACCACCCTTGCAGCCTCCTAATGTTCCGATATCTCTGGGGCCAGTGCCACCTGATCCCTATACTCACTATGCCCCTGTGCCACCCTGGCCTTGTtatcctcctgtgtctccttctggCTATCCTTGCCTGCCCCCCCCACCAACGGTGCCCCTAGTGTCTGGTACTCCAGGTGCCTATGCTGTGCCCCCCACTTGCAATGTGCCTTGGGtacctcctcctgccccagtcccaCCGTATAATTCCAACTGTACCTACGGGCCCTTGGGATGGGGCCCAGGGCTGCAACACCCTCCGTTCTGGCCTGCTGTTCCCCCACCTCCTTTGCCACTAACCTCAGTTGGAAGAGTTGTCCCCCCACCCAAGGTGGAGCCTGGTGGCATCCCAGCTGGCTCTCCTGAAAGTGTGCCAGCTGTGCCGATGGCTCCTCCCCTCAGTCTTGGGGCAGCTGGCCAGGGAGCTCCACAGACAGAGCCCATCCAGGTGGAGGTCAAGCCAGTGCCTGCATCTCCCCATCTGAAACACAAGGCGTCCTCCCCAGTGCACAGCCCTCGGATCAAGGCTCCACCGTGTGCGTCTGCTGAGAATGTGGCTATTGAGGAGCCTGCATCAGAGAGGCTAAAGCCTGAGCCACAGGAGACTAGGCCCAAGGAGAAACCACCCTCTCCTGTTGCCAAGGCTGTTCCCACACCGGCACCAAGGCAGGGTGCTACCACCAAACTGCCTGCTGTCCACCCAGCCCGTCTAAGGAAACTGTCCTTTCTACCTACCCCTCGTACCCAGGGTCCTGAGGCCGTGGTGCAGGCTTTCATCAGTGAGATTG GAATTGAGGCGTCGGACCTGTCCAGTCTGCTGGAGCAATTTGAGAAATCAGAAG ccaaaaaggaGTGCCCTCCCCCGGCTCCTGCTGACAGCCTGGCTGTAGGAAACTCAGG CAGCGTTGACACTCCCCAGGAGAAGAGGCCCCTAGACCGGTTACAAGCCCCAGAACTGGCCAACGTGGCAG GGCTCACCCCTCCAGCTACCCCTCCCCATCAGTTATGGAAGCCCCTGGCTGCTGTCTCTCTGCTGGCCAAAGCCAAATCTCCTAAGTCCACCGCCCAGGAGGGAACCCTGAAGCCTGAAGGAGTTACAGAGGCCAAACATCCAGCTGCAGCCCGCCTCCACGAAGGGGTCCGTGGCCCTAGTCCAGTCCATGTGGGCTCTGGGGACCATGACTATTGTGTTCGGAGCaggacccccccaaaaaagacgCCTGCCCTAGTCATTCCAGAGGTGGGCTCCCGATGGAACGTCAAACGCCATCAGGATATCACCATCAAGCCTGTCTTGTCCCTGGGCTCAGTCACCTCTGTGCCTCCAGGCACAGCTGCCTCCCAGAAGCCACTTGATCACAGGACTAGCAAAGAGCAGGCAGATCCCCAAACTCCTTGCCTTGCCCCGTCTGCCTTGCTGTCCCCTGAGGCCTCACCCTGCCGGAATGACATGAACACTAGGACTCTCCCTGATCCCTCAGCCAAGCAGCAGTCAGTGCGCTGTTATCGAAAAGCCTGCAGGTCAGCCAGCCCCCCAAGCCGGGGCTGGCAAGGCCGCCGTGGCCGCAGCAGCCGTTCTGTCAGCTCTGGGTCCACCCGGACCAGCGAAGCATCTTCCTCCTCATCCTCATCGTCGTCTTCCTCATCCCGATCCCGGTCCCGGTCCCGGTCCCTCTCCCCCCCACACAAGAGGTGGCGAAG GTCCAGTTGCAGTTCTTCTGGACGTTCCCGAAGatgctcttcctcttcctcctcctcatcttcctcctcctcttcctcatcctCATCATCTAGTTCCCGAAGCCGATCCCGCTCTCCATCTCCTCGCCGGAGAAGTGACAGGAGGCGGCG GTACAGTTCTTATCGTTCACACGACCATTACCAAAGGCAGAGAGTTCTGCAGAAGGAGCGTGCAATA GAAGAGAGAAGAGTGGTCTTCATTGGGAAGATACCTGGCCGCATGACTCGGTCAGAGCTGAAACAGAGGTTCTCTGTTTTTGGGGAGATTGAGGAATGCACCATCCACTTCCGTGTCCAAGG TGACAACTATGGCTTCGTCACTTATCGGTATGCCGAGGAGGCATTTGCAGCCATTGAGAGCGGCCACAAGCTGAGGCAGGCGGATGAACAGCCCTTTGATCTCTGCTTTGGGGGCCGCAGGCAGTTCTGCAAGAGAAGCTATTCTGATCTTG ACTCCAACCGGGAAGACTTTGACCCTGCTCCTGTAAAGAGCAAATTTGATTCTCTTGACTTTGACACATTGTTGAAACAGGCCCAGAAGAACCTCAGGAGGTAA